GCCCGGGGGGTCGACGGACGACCGCCCTCTCGCCAGAATGGTCCGGTGACGCCGCGACCGGCGCCCGGGCGCCATCAGGCGACGTCAACCGAGGCGAGCCACTCCGACCAGTTGATCCGGCTGCTCTACGCCGAGCACGCCGGCCCGTTGCTGATGTTCGTCATGCGCCTCACCGGGGGGGACCGGCAGCGCGCGGAGGACATCGTCCAGGAGACGCTGTTGCGGGCCTGGCGCAACGCGCACCGCCTCGGTACGCAGGGGCAGGGGTCATTGCGGCCCTGGCTGGTCACTGTGGCCCGCCGCATCGCCATCGACGAGCATCGCAGCCAGGAGGCCCGGCCGCCGGAGACGTACGACCGGGACCTCACCGCGTTCGCCGAGGCGGACAGCACCGACCGGGTGCTGCGCACGATGACCGTGGCGGACGCCCTGCGTACGCTGAGTCAGTCGCACCGCGAGATCCTGATCTCGACGTACTTCCGGGGGCGGACGGTGCCGGAGGCCGCCGAGGAGTTGGGGCTTCCACTCGGCACCGCGAAGTCGCGGGTCTACTACGCGCTGCGCGCGCTTCGCACGGCTCTGCAGGAGCGGGGGGTGACAGAATGAGCCGGCCAGATCACATGGACGTCGCCGCGTACGCGCTGGGCGTCCTCGACGAGCAGGACACCGAGCGGTTCGAGGAGCATCTCGCCACCTGCTGGGCCTGCGCGGCCGAGTTGGAGACGATGGTGCCGGTCGTCGGGCTCCTCTCCGACATCGACGGCGAGACGATGATGGCGCTGGAGCAGACCGCGACCG
Above is a window of Micromonospora coriariae DNA encoding:
- a CDS encoding sigma-70 family RNA polymerase sigma factor — its product is MHAVAAGWHGDAIRADWMSARSSSRPTSSARGVDGRPPSRQNGPVTPRPAPGRHQATSTEASHSDQLIRLLYAEHAGPLLMFVMRLTGGDRQRAEDIVQETLLRAWRNAHRLGTQGQGSLRPWLVTVARRIAIDEHRSQEARPPETYDRDLTAFAEADSTDRVLRTMTVADALRTLSQSHREILISTYFRGRTVPEAAEELGLPLGTAKSRVYYALRALRTALQERGVTE